Genomic DNA from Ilyobacter polytropus DSM 2926:
AAAATAGCTGATATATTAAAAGACAATCTCAGAAAAAATGATTTTATAGGCCGTTGGGGTGGCGAGGAGTTTATAGTGGTCTGTGCCGAAACAGACGAATCAATAGTTTGGAAAGTATCAGAAAAACTAAGAAAATCCGTGGAAAATTATGATTTTAATTTAGGTATTCCTCTGACAATAAGCTTAGGTACTGCTACCTTTGATAACATTGAAACTCTAGATGAAATTTTGAAACGGGCAGATACAAATATGTACAAGGCCAAAGAAAAAGGAAGAAACAAAACCCATCCTGATATCTATTACAGTATAGACCAAGAAGAAACAGTAGATAGTCTTGAAATTTTGAGTTCCACAGTATAAATAAAATTATTTCTTGACATATATCTGTAAAAATGATAAACTCTTTCTTAGTGATTCAGAATAAAATTTAATTCTAATTTTCGTTCAATACTTTATAAGTTTTGTGATGATTTAGTTAAAAATTGTTCTAGATTTCAAAACAAAATTTATGGAGGTATTACAAATGGCAAACGGAACAGTAAAATGGTTTAATGCAGAAAAAGGATTCGGATTTATCACTTCTGAGGATGGAACTGATGTATTCGCACACTTCTCTGAAATTCAAAAAGATGGATTCAAATCTTTAGAAGAGGGAGAGCAAGTTACTTTTGAGATCACTAAAGGTCAAAAAGGTCCTCAAGCTTCTAACATCAAAACTGTATAATCAAAGTACTTAAAGCTGTCTTAATTGACAGCTTTTTTTATTTTCACAACTATTAAAATTTTAATATAACTTTTTTCTTTTCTCATTTTTTAATTTTATATTTATATC
This window encodes:
- a CDS encoding GGDEF domain-containing protein, whose protein sequence is MIKIIVTFSIMMMVNRRLFLSLENESVAKENLVKELKYQARVDILTNIWNRRTLEERLEEELMRAKKYRGKMSLILLDIDYFKKINDTFGHPAGDSVLKKIADILKDNLRKNDFIGRWGGEEFIVVCAETDESIVWKVSEKLRKSVENYDFNLGIPLTISLGTATFDNIETLDEILKRADTNMYKAKEKGRNKTHPDIYYSIDQEETVDSLEILSSTV
- a CDS encoding cold-shock protein, which encodes MANGTVKWFNAEKGFGFITSEDGTDVFAHFSEIQKDGFKSLEEGEQVTFEITKGQKGPQASNIKTV